The following coding sequences lie in one Caproicibacterium argilliputei genomic window:
- a CDS encoding YlbF family regulator → MDVIEATRELGKTLQADPRFSRMQEIAAQCDKDKELQDKIGNFNLQRMNLNNEMQKTPRDEEKVNQLNETLQTVYKDVMANPNMVLYTAAQQEMDALLKRVYGIISKCADGEDPTTADYDACTHDCTTCGGCH, encoded by the coding sequence ATGGACGTTATTGAAGCAACCAGAGAACTTGGCAAGACCCTGCAGGCAGACCCCCGTTTCAGCAGAATGCAGGAGATTGCTGCCCAGTGCGACAAGGACAAAGAGCTGCAGGACAAAATCGGCAACTTCAATTTACAGCGCATGAATCTGAACAATGAAATGCAGAAGACACCTCGCGACGAGGAAAAGGTAAACCAGCTCAATGAAACACTGCAGACGGTTTACAAGGATGTCATGGCAAACCCGAACATGGTTCTGTATACAGCGGCACAGCAGGAAATGGACGCTCTGCTCAAGCGCGTGTATGGCATTATTTCCAAGTGCGCAGACGGCGAGGACCCCACAACGGCGGATTATGACGCCTGCACCCACGACTGCACCACCTGCGGCGGCTGCCACTAA
- the miaB gene encoding tRNA (N6-isopentenyl adenosine(37)-C2)-methylthiotransferase MiaB: protein MAEQLDTFTAAERQPIAQLREIMQVRKRGEEPLAFVHTYGCQQNVADSEKIKGMLAQMGFSFTETPEDADFILFNTCAVREHAEDRVFGNVGALKNIKRHHPSVIIALCGCMMEQEHVAQRIHDSYPFVNLLFGTHQIRNFPQLLFTCITDSRRVFARGGEEQDRKISEDLPTRRDGKFKAWLTVMYGCDNFCSYCIVPYVRGRERSRAPEAVLAEFEELVQQGYKDITLLGQNVNSYGKKPDRGTNFAQLLRRLDEVPGDYRIRFMTSHPKDCTHELLDVMAGGKHIAHHLHLPFQSGNDRILKEMNRHYDRAAYLELIHYAKHVMPDLSLTSDVIVGFPGETYEEFRDTVSLIEEVGFTSLFTFIYSPREGTRAAKMPDPVPAEEKSRWFQELCAAQEQIAAKRCACAVGTVQRVLVEEQNPKTGLLTGRTGGNIIVDFSGDASLCGTFQMVQITAARNWILTGELCG from the coding sequence TTGGCGGAACAGCTTGACACCTTTACAGCAGCCGAGCGGCAGCCGATTGCACAGCTGCGGGAGATTATGCAGGTGCGCAAACGTGGGGAAGAGCCGCTTGCGTTCGTGCATACGTACGGCTGTCAGCAGAATGTGGCGGACAGCGAAAAAATCAAAGGGATGTTGGCACAGATGGGCTTTTCCTTTACGGAAACGCCGGAAGATGCGGACTTCATCCTGTTTAACACCTGCGCAGTGCGGGAGCACGCGGAAGACCGCGTATTCGGCAATGTCGGTGCGCTGAAAAACATCAAGCGTCATCATCCAAGCGTCATCATCGCGCTGTGCGGCTGCATGATGGAGCAGGAACACGTTGCGCAGCGGATTCACGACAGCTATCCGTTTGTCAATCTGCTGTTCGGAACGCATCAAATCCGCAATTTCCCGCAGTTGCTGTTTACCTGCATCACAGACAGCCGCCGTGTTTTCGCGCGCGGAGGGGAGGAGCAGGACCGCAAAATCAGCGAGGATCTGCCCACCCGCCGCGACGGCAAGTTCAAGGCTTGGCTGACCGTGATGTACGGCTGCGACAATTTCTGCTCGTACTGCATTGTGCCGTATGTGCGCGGCCGCGAGCGCTCCCGCGCACCAGAGGCGGTTCTTGCGGAGTTTGAGGAACTGGTACAGCAGGGTTATAAGGATATCACCCTGCTGGGGCAGAATGTGAATTCCTACGGAAAGAAGCCGGATCGCGGTACGAATTTTGCACAGTTGCTGCGGCGCTTGGACGAGGTGCCGGGGGATTATCGGATTCGCTTTATGACCAGCCACCCGAAAGACTGCACCCATGAGCTTTTGGATGTGATGGCGGGCGGTAAGCATATTGCCCACCACCTGCACCTGCCGTTTCAGTCCGGCAATGACCGGATCCTGAAAGAGATGAACCGCCACTATGACCGTGCGGCGTATCTGGAACTCATTCACTACGCAAAGCATGTGATGCCAGATTTGAGCCTGACAAGCGACGTGATTGTCGGTTTTCCCGGTGAAACGTACGAGGAATTCCGTGACACCGTGTCGCTGATTGAAGAAGTCGGTTTCACAAGTCTTTTTACATTTATCTATTCTCCGCGGGAGGGCACCCGCGCCGCAAAGATGCCCGATCCGGTTCCGGCAGAGGAAAAATCCCGCTGGTTTCAGGAGCTGTGCGCGGCGCAGGAGCAGATTGCCGCGAAGCGGTGCGCCTGTGCGGTGGGCACGGTGCAGCGGGTACTGGTGGAAGAGCAAAATCCAAAAACCGGTCTGCTGACCGGCCGAACCGGCGGCAATATTATTGTTGACTTTTCGGGGGATGCGTCGCTTTGCGGGACCTTTCAGATGGTACAAATCACAGCTGCCAGGAATTGGATTTTGACTGGCGAGTTGTGCGGATAA
- a CDS encoding aspartate kinase produces the protein MSLIVQKFGGSSVANAERVFHVAETVTNTYKQGNDVVVVVSAQGDTTDDLIAKANEINPRASKREMDMLLTAGEQISASLLAMAIEKLGFPVVSLLGWQAGFVTSTAYGSARIHRVEPDRIRKELDKKHIVVVTGFQGVNRYDDMTTLGRGGSDTSAVAIAAVMHADLCQIYTDVEGVFTADPRKVKNAKKLASISYDEMLELATLGAQVLNNRSVEMAKKYGIELEVLSSMTNKPGTIVREANKVEEMLISGVAKDNDVARISIIGVPDRPGLAFKIFTKLAAKNINVDIILQSVGRNGTKDISFTVNRSNLQDTMDLLGPFVEMIGATSVVYDEHVAKISIVGAGMESHPGVASTMFESLFDANINIQMISTSEIKISVLIDEDDADKAVSVIHRKFYGEN, from the coding sequence ATGAGTCTTATTGTGCAGAAGTTCGGCGGCAGTTCTGTGGCGAATGCAGAGCGGGTCTTTCATGTTGCGGAAACGGTCACTAACACCTACAAGCAGGGAAACGATGTGGTCGTGGTCGTTTCCGCGCAGGGCGACACAACGGATGATTTGATTGCCAAAGCCAATGAAATCAATCCACGCGCCAGCAAGCGGGAAATGGATATGCTGCTCACTGCGGGCGAGCAGATTAGCGCGTCCCTGCTTGCTATGGCGATTGAAAAGCTTGGCTTTCCGGTTGTTTCTCTCTTGGGCTGGCAGGCGGGCTTTGTAACCAGCACCGCTTATGGCAGTGCGCGGATTCACCGTGTGGAGCCGGACCGTATCCGCAAGGAACTGGACAAAAAGCATATTGTTGTGGTGACCGGCTTTCAGGGCGTTAACCGGTATGACGATATGACTACGCTGGGGCGCGGCGGCAGCGACACCAGTGCGGTGGCCATTGCGGCGGTCATGCACGCGGATCTGTGCCAGATTTACACGGATGTGGAGGGCGTCTTCACAGCGGATCCGCGCAAGGTGAAAAATGCAAAGAAACTTGCCAGCATTTCTTATGATGAAATGCTGGAGCTTGCCACACTGGGCGCGCAGGTGCTTAATAACCGCTCGGTAGAAATGGCAAAAAAGTACGGCATTGAGCTGGAGGTGCTCTCCAGTATGACCAACAAACCTGGCACAATCGTGAGGGAGGCAAATAAAGTGGAAGAAATGCTCATCAGCGGTGTTGCGAAGGACAACGACGTGGCCCGCATTTCCATCATCGGTGTTCCGGATCGGCCGGGACTTGCATTTAAAATCTTCACAAAGCTTGCGGCAAAGAATATTAACGTCGATATTATTCTGCAGTCTGTCGGGCGCAACGGCACTAAGGACATTAGCTTCACAGTGAATCGCAGCAATTTGCAGGATACCATGGATCTGCTTGGGCCTTTTGTGGAAATGATCGGTGCCACAAGCGTGGTGTATGACGAACATGTGGCGAAGATTAGCATTGTCGGCGCAGGCATGGAGTCCCATCCGGGCGTGGCATCCACCATGTTTGAGTCGCTGTTTGATGCGAACATCAACATTCAGATGATTTCCACCAGTGAGATTAAGATTTCTGTGCTGATTGACGAGGATGATGCTGACAAGGCGGTTTCCGTTATCCACAGAAAGTTCTATGGAGAAAATTAA
- the thrB gene encoding homoserine kinase: protein MIRIQVPATSANLGSGFDSLGIALNLYNQVWMEEADAVDISCKDDVQVPLDEHNLIFWAAKQLYEQCGRKLPGMKIVQLNNIPMARGLGSSSACIVAGILGANRLLGSPLDTKELVTLATKIEGHPDNVAPALEGGLVASAIEGGKVYSVSVPVSEKIRFVVFIPPFELKTEKARSVLPDSYSRADAVYNLSRSALMTASLFSGNLENLRVAVQDKIHQPYRSGLIENYEDVCRMSYELGTLGTCISGAGPTIISMVRAEESESFAETAKSHLAEKGMGEWQVKLLTTESCGAKIFIE, encoded by the coding sequence ATGATACGGATACAGGTACCGGCCACCAGTGCGAATCTGGGGTCTGGTTTTGATTCGCTTGGGATTGCGCTGAATCTGTACAATCAGGTCTGGATGGAAGAAGCGGACGCGGTGGACATTTCCTGCAAGGATGATGTCCAGGTGCCGCTGGATGAGCACAATCTGATTTTCTGGGCGGCAAAACAGCTGTATGAGCAGTGCGGCAGAAAGCTGCCGGGCATGAAAATTGTTCAGCTTAATAACATTCCCATGGCGCGCGGGCTTGGCAGCAGCTCCGCCTGCATTGTTGCGGGAATTTTGGGAGCCAACCGGCTGCTGGGCAGCCCGTTGGACACCAAGGAACTGGTGACGCTGGCAACAAAAATCGAGGGGCATCCGGACAACGTTGCGCCGGCGTTGGAGGGCGGTCTGGTTGCCTCCGCAATTGAAGGCGGCAAGGTTTACAGCGTCAGTGTGCCAGTATCCGAGAAAATCCGCTTTGTTGTTTTTATACCTCCTTTTGAACTGAAGACAGAAAAGGCACGTTCGGTACTGCCGGACAGCTACAGCCGCGCCGATGCGGTTTACAATCTTTCGCGTTCCGCCTTGATGACCGCCTCTCTCTTTTCGGGAAATTTAGAAAATTTGAGGGTGGCTGTGCAGGATAAAATCCATCAACCGTATCGCTCCGGCTTAATTGAAAATTATGAGGATGTCTGCCGAATGAGCTATGAGCTCGGTACGTTGGGCACCTGCATCAGCGGCGCGGGGCCGACCATTATTTCTATGGTGCGCGCGGAAGAGTCGGAAAGCTTTGCAGAAACCGCAAAGTCTCACCTTGCGGAAAAAGGCATGGGGGAGTGGCAGGTGAAGTTGCTGACAACGGAATCCTGCGGTGCAAAGATTTTTATTGAGTAG